A stretch of the Lolium perenne isolate Kyuss_39 chromosome 3, Kyuss_2.0, whole genome shotgun sequence genome encodes the following:
- the LOC127338093 gene encoding uncharacterized protein, whose translation MKTSGAAILMMMLSLTAAALHAADATVVADVDMDIIRLPSDGDEGSLVAGQVMVVAATDAVEEEKKGKQDGATAAERENAGGVVNEEVRPWACCNETLCTKLYPPTCRCLDMVDRCAGACRQCEPSTLNPSRLVCNDEYKGLPGPTCSEDDKDYPSGAHGRSSPSLGAVAQLLLAFVVVFFIHSHY comes from the exons ATGAAGACCAGCGGCGCCGCCATCCTGATGATGATGCTCTCGCTCACGGCGGCGGCCCTCCATGCCGCCGATGCCACCGTCGTCGCTGACGTGGATATGGACATTATCCGCCTCCCGAGCGACGGCGACGAAG GAAGCCTTGTCGCTGGCCAGGTAATGGTGGTTGCTGCGACGGACGCAGTGGAGGAAGAGAAGAAGGGAAAACAGGACGGGGCAACGGCGGCGGAGAGGGAGAACGCCGGTGGCGTCGTCAACGAGGAGGTGCGACCGTGGGCGTGCTGCAACGAGACCCTGTGCACCAAGTTGTACCCGCCGACATGCCGCTGCCTGGACATGGTCGACCGGTGCGCCGGCGCCTGCCGGCAATGCGAGCCGTCCACTTTGAACCCGTCCCGCCTCGTCTGCAACGACGAGTACAAAGGACTCCCCGGACCCACTTGCTCCGAGGATGACAAGGACTACCCAAGCGGCGCCCATGGACGTAGCTCTCCGTCGCTCGGCGCTGTCGCACAGTTACTGTTAGCGTTTGTAGTCGTGTTCTTTATCCACAGTCATTACTAG